A genomic window from Desulfopila inferna includes:
- a CDS encoding prepilin peptidase, translating into MDIEFIISIVALILGAIVGSFLNVVILRLPQEDKSIVFPASHCPACSTPLLWYENIPLASYLFLRGKCSHCKTKISPQYPIVELLMALLSAAVFASFGLSITAAGYFIFCAALLAIIWIDIHHQIIPDRISLPAIVLGLFFSFFNPNLTWQSSVIGILAGGGALYAIAVLYYLVRKQEGMGGGDIKLLAMIGAFLGWQSLLFVIFFSSLTGSIIGIAAMIKQGRGGTSRIPFGPFLSIAALIYLFFNKWIHYYFQLYLEGNLHF; encoded by the coding sequence ATGGACATTGAATTTATCATCAGCATCGTCGCCTTGATTCTGGGGGCTATCGTTGGCAGTTTTCTCAACGTTGTCATCCTCCGGCTTCCCCAGGAGGATAAGTCGATAGTCTTCCCGGCATCACATTGTCCGGCGTGCAGCACTCCGCTTCTCTGGTATGAGAATATCCCCCTGGCGAGCTATCTCTTTCTACGGGGAAAGTGCAGCCACTGCAAGACAAAAATTTCACCCCAATACCCTATTGTCGAACTGTTGATGGCCCTGCTCAGTGCCGCCGTTTTTGCCTCATTCGGCCTCAGTATCACCGCTGCAGGTTATTTCATCTTCTGTGCTGCCCTGCTTGCCATTATCTGGATAGACATACATCACCAGATCATTCCTGATCGGATCAGCCTGCCTGCTATAGTATTAGGACTTTTCTTCTCCTTTTTCAATCCAAACCTGACCTGGCAAAGTTCCGTCATCGGCATTCTGGCAGGCGGCGGTGCTCTCTACGCCATTGCCGTCCTTTATTATCTTGTACGAAAACAGGAGGGAATGGGAGGAGGAGATATAAAGCTTCTGGCAATGATAGGAGCATTTCTGGGCTGGCAGTCTCTGCTCTTTGTGATTTTTTTCAGCTCACTTACCGGCTCCATTATCGGTATAGCGGCCATGATAAAGCAAGGAAGAGGCGGCACCAGCCGCATTCCCTTCGGACCTTTTCTCTCCATCGCCGCTTTGATCTATCTCTTTTTCAACAAGTGGATCCACTACTATTTTCAACTCTACCTGGAGGGAAATCT